The following coding sequences lie in one Silene latifolia isolate original U9 population chromosome 5, ASM4854445v1, whole genome shotgun sequence genomic window:
- the LOC141655330 gene encoding uncharacterized protein LOC141655330 — protein MMVTAATGASKEACMCKGFGSTLSGAALQWFVSLPNKSISSFADLVNAFNQQFASSRRTLKQPSDLYRIVQEIGESIKDYVTRFNTEKVAIRGCDTSIAINAFRQGLDKDSDLYKELTMHPCERFEEVQQRTTATLRLEEDILSRKGTITFDRTSRKIPTEKKEEKTKPYSRPNIRKVAEKLQQGEDSKYLPRLAEYRFNTGMEGLLKALRELGDQVRWPKPPTKDRPNNDLDRSK, from the coding sequence ATGATGGTGACTGCAGCAACGGGGGCCTCTAAAGAGGCGtgtatgtgtaagggatttgggtCAACCTTGTCCGGAGCAGCACTACAATGGTTTGTTAGCCTACCCAACAAATCTATATCCTCATTTGCCGACTTGGTCAACGCGTTCAACCAGCAATTCGCCAGCAGCCGAAGGACTCTAAAGCAACCTAGTGATCTTTACAGGATCGTACAGGAGATTGGGGAGTCAATCAAGGATTATGTTACAAGATTCAACACGGAAAAGGTGGCCATACGGGGTTGCGACACGTCAATAGCTATTAACGCCTTTAGGCAAGGCTTGGATAAGGATTCAGATTTATATAAGGAATTAACGATGCATCCCTGTGAGAGATTCGAGGAAGTTCAGCAGCGCACAACAGCAACACTAAGGTTGGAGGAAGATATACTATCCAGAAAAGGGACGATAACTTTCGATAGAACAAGCAGGAAGATTCCCAcagagaaaaaggaagagaaaacTAAACCGTACAGCAGACCCAACATCAGGAAAGTGGCAGAAAAATTGCAGCAAGGGGAGGATTCGAAATACCTGCCCAGGTTAGCCGAGTACAGGTTCAATACAGGTATGGAAGGTCTATTAAAAGCATTGAGAGAATTGGGCGATCAGGTGAGGTGGCCTAAACCACCAACGAAGGATAGGCCCAATAACGACCTGGACCGCAGTAAGTGA